In Bradyrhizobium sp. CCBAU 051011, the following are encoded in one genomic region:
- a CDS encoding aldehyde reductase, with translation MPSKLNDAAAALVLVTGIGGFLGGHIAKQLLAHGYRVRGSVRSIGVCDRIRRQLCPDTTTDAISFVEADLCADAGWDLALRGCRYVIHTASPFPATLPKDANAMIRPARDGTLRVLRAAHEAGVERAVLTIAATNHGNGQAPFTENDWTDPASPRATPYYRSKTLAEQAAWNLAKETGLDLAVVNPATIFGPLLGPEHGTSVGLIRQMMSGKLRRVPRFGFSVVDVRDAADAHIRATTHPGASGQRFIVGGRFFWLRELAAVLAKSFPAHAAQLPSGEVPDWMVRAMAPFSARSRMIVHELNRDLSVSAAKARRVLNWKARPDEDCIRATAQSLIDHGLIATA, from the coding sequence ATGCCTTCCAAATTGAACGACGCCGCTGCCGCCCTTGTTCTCGTCACGGGTATCGGCGGATTCCTCGGCGGACATATCGCCAAGCAATTGCTGGCACACGGCTATCGCGTTCGAGGCAGTGTGCGCAGCATTGGCGTTTGCGACAGGATCAGGCGCCAGCTTTGTCCCGATACGACGACTGACGCGATCAGCTTTGTCGAGGCCGATCTTTGCGCCGATGCCGGATGGGATCTCGCGCTTAGGGGATGCCGCTACGTTATTCACACGGCCTCGCCTTTTCCGGCGACCTTACCGAAGGACGCGAACGCAATGATCCGACCCGCGCGGGATGGCACGCTTCGTGTGCTGCGCGCGGCCCACGAAGCCGGTGTAGAGCGCGCGGTGCTGACGATCGCAGCCACCAATCATGGCAATGGGCAGGCTCCCTTCACCGAGAACGATTGGACCGATCCGGCAAGCCCGCGGGCCACGCCCTATTACCGGTCGAAAACGCTGGCCGAACAGGCCGCTTGGAACCTTGCGAAGGAAACTGGACTCGATCTGGCTGTCGTCAACCCTGCCACCATCTTTGGGCCGCTGCTCGGCCCGGAACACGGCACGTCGGTCGGACTGATCAGGCAAATGATGAGCGGCAAGCTCAGGCGCGTTCCGCGCTTCGGCTTTTCGGTGGTCGATGTGCGAGATGCGGCCGACGCCCATATCAGGGCAACGACCCATCCCGGTGCGTCCGGCCAGCGCTTCATCGTCGGCGGTCGGTTTTTCTGGTTGAGAGAATTGGCCGCGGTGCTGGCAAAGTCGTTTCCGGCGCACGCTGCGCAGTTGCCATCAGGCGAAGTGCCCGACTGGATGGTGAGGGCGATGGCCCCCTTCAGCGCGCGTTCGCGCATGATCGTTCACGAGCTCAATCGCGACCTGAGTGTAAGCGCCGCAAAGGCGCGCCGGGTGCTGAACTGGAAAGCGCGGCCTGACGAGGATTGTATCCGCGCCACTGCGCAGAGCCTGATCGACCACGGCCTGATCGCAACAGCCTAG
- a CDS encoding acetyl-CoA carboxylase carboxyltransferase subunit alpha, whose product MPDQMRSYLDFEKPVAELEAKVDELRALAASGSDIGDEISRIEDKAQQALTDLYANLTPWQKTLVARHPQRPHFTDFVNALITEFTPLAGDRKFADDEALMGGFGRFRGESICVIGQEKGATTDSRIKHNFGMARPEGYRKAVRLMEMADRFGIPVLSLADSAGAYPGIGAEERGVAEAIARSTDTCLSLGVPNVAIITGEGMSGGAIAITTANKVMMFEHAIYSVISPEAASSILWRDGTKAQEVATNMKITAQDMLRFGVIDEILKEPSGGAHRDSAAMISATGDAIAVAFNELRNLDADGIRRQRRQKFLDIGRKLG is encoded by the coding sequence ATGCCGGATCAGATGCGCAGCTATCTCGACTTCGAAAAACCCGTCGCCGAACTTGAAGCCAAGGTCGACGAATTGCGCGCGCTGGCGGCGTCCGGCAGCGACATCGGCGATGAGATTTCGCGCATTGAGGACAAGGCGCAGCAGGCGCTCACCGACCTCTATGCCAATTTGACGCCGTGGCAGAAAACGCTGGTGGCGCGCCATCCGCAGCGCCCGCATTTCACCGATTTCGTCAATGCGCTGATTACCGAATTCACCCCGCTCGCCGGCGACCGCAAATTCGCCGATGACGAGGCCCTGATGGGCGGCTTCGGCCGTTTCCGCGGCGAGAGCATCTGCGTGATCGGCCAGGAAAAAGGCGCCACTACCGACAGCCGCATCAAGCATAATTTCGGCATGGCCCGCCCTGAAGGCTATCGCAAGGCCGTGCGGCTGATGGAGATGGCGGACCGTTTCGGCATCCCCGTGCTGTCGCTCGCGGATTCCGCCGGTGCCTATCCCGGCATCGGCGCCGAGGAACGCGGCGTGGCGGAAGCGATCGCGCGCTCGACCGACACCTGCCTCTCGCTCGGCGTCCCTAATGTCGCAATCATCACCGGCGAAGGCATGTCGGGCGGCGCCATCGCCATCACGACCGCGAACAAGGTGATGATGTTCGAGCACGCGATCTACAGCGTGATCTCGCCGGAAGCGGCGTCCTCGATCCTGTGGCGCGACGGCACCAAGGCCCAGGAAGTCGCCACCAACATGAAGATCACCGCGCAGGACATGCTGCGCTTCGGCGTGATCGACGAGATCCTGAAAGAGCCTTCCGGCGGCGCCCATCGCGATTCGGCCGCGATGATTTCAGCCACCGGCGATGCCATCGCGGTAGCCTTCAACGAGTTGCGCAACCTCGATGCGGATGGCATCCGCCGGCAGCGGCGGCAGAAATTCCTCGATATCGGCCGCAAACTGGGCTGA
- a CDS encoding nuclear transport factor 2 family protein, with amino-acid sequence MSTYTTELDPSPEAELIRETERARLRALVGGDIETAGRLHANEFQLITPIGMALSKKDYLGAIASGQIKYLAWEPGPIAVRHHQSHAVIRYRARLEVVFGGHRVAPGDYWHTDTFEYREGRWVVVWSQATAISQMP; translated from the coding sequence ATGTCCACCTACACGACCGAGCTGGATCCATCGCCCGAAGCCGAGCTCATCCGCGAGACCGAGCGTGCCCGACTTCGCGCGTTGGTCGGAGGCGACATAGAGACGGCGGGGCGACTTCATGCGAACGAGTTCCAGTTGATTACGCCGATCGGAATGGCCCTGTCCAAGAAGGATTACCTGGGAGCGATTGCAAGCGGGCAGATCAAATATCTCGCCTGGGAGCCCGGCCCCATCGCCGTGCGACATCACCAGAGCCACGCGGTGATCCGGTATCGCGCCAGGCTCGAAGTGGTGTTCGGCGGCCATAGGGTTGCGCCAGGCGATTACTGGCACACGGACACCTTTGAATATCGAGAGGGGCGGTGGGTGGTCGTCTGGTCGCAAGCCACTGCCATCAGCCAGATGCCCTAG
- a CDS encoding peptidylprolyl isomerase encodes MTTSFPETKTGLRFGTATLAATACLAAILAASLPVRAQDNPVLAKVNGVEIRQSDVALAEEELGPSLAQMDPATKKDNVLAFLIDLKIVAKAAEDKKVENSEDFKKRLAFTRSRLLMDSLLATEGKAATTDEAMKKVYEEAAKQITGEMEVHARHILVETEDEAKAIAEELKKGGDFAELAKKKSKDPGASDGGDLGFFTKEQMVPEFSAVAFTLEPGKISDPVKSQFGWHLIKVEEKRARKAPDFEQVKAQIETYVTRKAQAEYVAKLREAAKVERMDKPAEAAKTDTKPDAAKPADSKMAPAKK; translated from the coding sequence ATGACCACCTCGTTCCCGGAAACGAAAACCGGCCTGCGCTTCGGCACGGCCACCTTGGCCGCAACGGCCTGCCTGGCTGCGATTCTGGCCGCCAGCCTGCCGGTTCGTGCCCAGGACAACCCCGTTCTCGCCAAGGTTAACGGCGTGGAGATCCGCCAGAGCGACGTCGCGCTCGCGGAGGAGGAACTCGGCCCCAGCCTCGCGCAGATGGATCCGGCGACCAAGAAGGACAATGTGCTGGCCTTCCTGATCGACCTGAAGATCGTCGCCAAGGCCGCCGAGGACAAGAAGGTTGAGAATTCCGAAGACTTCAAGAAGCGCCTGGCCTTCACCCGCAGCCGCCTGCTGATGGACAGCCTGCTCGCCACCGAGGGCAAGGCTGCGACCACCGATGAGGCCATGAAGAAGGTCTATGAGGAGGCCGCCAAGCAGATCACTGGCGAAATGGAAGTCCACGCCCGGCACATCCTGGTCGAGACCGAGGACGAGGCCAAGGCGATCGCGGAAGAGTTGAAGAAGGGCGGCGATTTCGCCGAGCTGGCGAAGAAGAAGTCCAAGGATCCGGGCGCCTCCGATGGCGGCGATCTCGGGTTCTTCACCAAGGAACAGATGGTGCCGGAATTCTCCGCCGTCGCCTTCACGCTCGAGCCCGGCAAGATCTCCGACCCCGTGAAGTCGCAATTCGGCTGGCACCTCATCAAGGTCGAGGAAAAGCGGGCCCGCAAGGCGCCCGACTTCGAGCAGGTCAAGGCGCAGATCGAGACCTATGTAACGCGCAAGGCACAGGCCGAATACGTCGCCAAGCTGCGCGAAGCCGCCAAGGTCGAGCGCATGGACAAGCCGGCGGAAGCCGCCAAGACGGACACCAAGCCGGATGCCGCGAAGCCCGCGGATTCCAAGATGGCGCCGGCGAAGAAGTAA
- a CDS encoding GYD domain-containing protein, translating to MHFCMTAQYTPKSLTGILENPTVSRYEAAKKLIEAAGGKLISMYSTAAEGPGVLVIFDVPDPNSAPAISGTVVASGAIHNVHLTRLWTQDEIMQVRQKAVQLRGSYKPPGG from the coding sequence ATGCATTTCTGTATGACGGCGCAATACACCCCAAAGTCCCTCACCGGCATTTTGGAAAATCCCACCGTCAGTCGCTACGAAGCAGCGAAGAAGTTGATCGAAGCTGCCGGCGGCAAATTGATCTCGATGTATAGCACCGCGGCCGAAGGGCCCGGCGTTCTCGTCATCTTCGATGTGCCCGATCCCAATTCGGCACCGGCGATATCAGGCACGGTGGTCGCCTCCGGCGCCATCCACAATGTGCACCTCACTCGCTTGTGGACGCAGGACGAAATCATGCAGGTCCGGCAAAAAGCGGTCCAGCTTCGTGGCTCGTACAAGCCGCCCGGAGGCTAA
- a CDS encoding TetR family transcriptional regulator: MADIARAARISRAALYLSFSSKEELFRAGSARAHARTMQNVEAALAADGDVFSRIEQALAAFQRELVAPFAGSADAAELFDVNMTLARDITLGARARLVALLAQVLSDAEADGAVSLQVLEAKPADVAGMIVAAIEGIKDAKDAGQSLDEGTRLFMRLLRAGLGRNVPKG; encoded by the coding sequence ATGGCCGACATCGCGCGTGCGGCACGCATATCGCGCGCGGCGCTTTATCTAAGCTTCAGCAGCAAGGAGGAGCTGTTCCGGGCAGGGTCAGCGCGTGCGCATGCCCGAACCATGCAAAACGTCGAGGCAGCGCTTGCGGCCGACGGCGACGTTTTCAGCCGGATCGAGCAGGCGCTCGCGGCTTTCCAGCGAGAACTGGTTGCGCCGTTTGCAGGCAGCGCCGACGCGGCCGAGCTGTTCGACGTCAACATGACGTTGGCCAGGGACATTACCCTTGGGGCGCGGGCCAGGCTTGTGGCTCTGCTCGCTCAAGTTCTGTCCGATGCAGAAGCAGACGGCGCCGTATCCCTGCAGGTCCTCGAGGCCAAGCCTGCCGATGTGGCCGGCATGATCGTCGCGGCAATAGAGGGGATTAAAGACGCGAAGGACGCTGGCCAGAGCCTGGACGAAGGCACGCGACTTTTCATGCGCTTGCTGCGTGCGGGGCTAGGCCGGAATGTTCCGAAAGGCTGA
- the secA gene encoding preprotein translocase subunit SecA: protein MIGALARKFFGSANDRRVKGYQSRVNAINALEPEVSKLSDEALKARTAEFRQQLAEGKTLDDILVPAFATVREAAKRTLGQRHFDVQLIGGMVLHEGDIAEMKTGEGKTLVATLAVYLNALAGRGVHVVTVNDYLARRDSEWMGQIYNFLGLTVGVIVHGLDDAERKDAYSRDITYGTNNEYGFDYLRDNMKYRLEDMVQRGHYYAIVDEVDSILIDEARTPLIISGPLDDRSDFYNTIDTFMPRLEKKTDYEVDEKQRTVTLTEGGMEKIETLLRDAGQLKGESLYDVENVSVVHHVNQALRAHSLFTRDKDYIVRDGEVVIIDEFTGRMMPGRRYSEGLHQALEAKEHVQVQPENQTLASITFQNYFRMYEKLSGMTGTAATEADELFDIYKLEVVEIPTNVPVARLDEDDEVYRTQNEKYAAILAEIQRANARLQPVLVGTASIEKSEVLADYLKKNGYKQIDFGGESGMEKLYAAARAGKPAKLFAVLNARFHEQEAYIVAEAGVPGAITIATNMAGRGTDIKLGGSLEMRIQQETANIADEAEKAKKIEQIKADVERFREIVLKAEEVVEVEPAKGSKPARTVTKPGGLYIIGSERHESRRIDNQLRGRSGRQGDPGRSKFFLSLEDDLMRIFGSDRLDSMLQRLGLKEGEAIIHPWINKALEKAQQKVEARNFDIRKNLLKFDNVQNDQRKVIFDQRIDLMKDDSVAETVADMRHAFVDDVVAKHVPEHAYAEQWDVAGLKDELKRVLDVDLPVDEWAKEEGIADEELLARIEKHVDERMAAKVAQWGPDVMRYVEKTILLQTLDHLWREHLIMLDHLRQVIGLRGYGQRDPLQEYKSEAFSLFEAMIAHLREAVTAQLMRVEIVPPEEQQPVLPAMEAHKFDPNTGEDEMAFAKASLVPQVAAADRDPKNPASWGKVGRNEDCPCGSGKKYKHCHGKYG from the coding sequence ATGATCGGCGCGCTCGCCCGCAAGTTTTTCGGCTCCGCCAACGACCGGCGGGTTAAGGGGTACCAGTCCCGAGTCAACGCCATCAACGCGCTTGAGCCCGAGGTCTCGAAACTATCGGACGAGGCGCTCAAAGCCCGTACCGCCGAATTCCGCCAGCAACTCGCCGAGGGCAAGACGCTCGACGACATCCTGGTTCCGGCCTTCGCCACCGTTCGCGAGGCCGCCAAGCGCACTCTTGGCCAGCGCCATTTCGACGTCCAGTTGATCGGCGGCATGGTGCTGCACGAGGGCGACATCGCCGAGATGAAGACCGGCGAAGGCAAGACGCTGGTGGCGACGCTGGCGGTCTATCTGAACGCGCTCGCCGGCCGCGGCGTCCACGTCGTCACCGTCAACGATTACCTCGCCCGCCGCGATAGCGAATGGATGGGCCAGATCTACAATTTCCTCGGGCTCACGGTCGGCGTGATCGTGCACGGCCTCGATGACGCCGAGCGCAAGGACGCCTATTCGCGCGACATCACCTACGGCACCAACAACGAATACGGTTTCGACTATCTGCGCGACAACATGAAGTACCGGCTGGAGGACATGGTCCAGCGCGGGCACTATTACGCGATCGTCGACGAAGTCGACTCGATCCTGATCGACGAGGCGCGCACGCCGCTGATCATCTCCGGCCCGCTTGACGACCGTTCGGACTTCTACAACACCATCGACACCTTCATGCCGAGGCTGGAGAAGAAGACCGACTACGAGGTCGACGAGAAGCAGCGCACGGTGACGCTGACCGAAGGCGGCATGGAGAAGATCGAGACGCTGTTGCGCGACGCCGGCCAGCTCAAGGGCGAGTCGCTCTACGACGTCGAGAACGTCTCGGTCGTGCACCACGTCAACCAGGCGCTGCGTGCCCACTCGCTGTTCACCCGCGACAAGGACTACATCGTCCGCGACGGCGAAGTCGTGATCATCGACGAGTTCACGGGACGCATGATGCCCGGACGGCGCTATTCCGAAGGCCTGCACCAGGCGCTGGAAGCCAAGGAGCACGTCCAGGTCCAGCCGGAAAACCAGACGCTGGCCTCGATCACCTTCCAGAACTATTTCCGCATGTACGAAAAGCTGTCGGGCATGACCGGTACGGCCGCGACCGAAGCCGACGAACTGTTCGACATCTACAAGCTCGAGGTCGTGGAAATCCCGACCAATGTGCCGGTGGCGCGTCTCGACGAGGATGACGAGGTCTACCGCACCCAGAACGAGAAATACGCCGCGATCCTGGCGGAGATCCAGCGCGCCAATGCGCGGCTGCAGCCGGTGCTGGTCGGCACCGCCTCGATCGAAAAGTCGGAAGTGCTGGCCGATTATCTGAAAAAGAACGGCTACAAGCAGATCGATTTCGGCGGCGAATCCGGCATGGAGAAGCTCTATGCCGCGGCGCGGGCCGGCAAGCCCGCAAAACTGTTCGCAGTACTGAACGCGCGCTTCCACGAACAGGAAGCCTATATCGTCGCCGAAGCCGGCGTGCCCGGCGCGATCACGATCGCGACCAACATGGCCGGCCGCGGTACCGACATCAAGCTCGGCGGCTCGCTCGAGATGCGGATCCAGCAGGAGACCGCCAACATTGCCGACGAGGCCGAGAAGGCCAAGAAGATCGAACAGATCAAGGCCGACGTCGAGCGCTTCCGCGAGATCGTGCTGAAGGCCGAGGAAGTGGTGGAGGTCGAGCCAGCCAAGGGTTCGAAGCCGGCCAGGACCGTGACCAAGCCCGGCGGGCTCTACATCATCGGCTCCGAACGCCACGAATCCCGCCGCATCGACAACCAGCTCCGCGGCCGTTCCGGCCGCCAGGGCGACCCGGGCCGCTCAAAGTTCTTCCTGTCGCTGGAAGACGACCTGATGCGGATCTTCGGCTCCGACCGGCTCGACAGCATGCTGCAGCGGCTCGGCCTGAAAGAGGGCGAGGCCATCATCCATCCCTGGATCAACAAGGCGCTGGAGAAGGCGCAGCAGAAGGTCGAGGCCCGCAACTTCGACATCCGCAAGAACCTGCTTAAATTCGATAACGTCCAGAACGACCAGCGCAAGGTGATCTTCGACCAGCGCATCGACCTGATGAAGGACGACAGCGTCGCCGAGACGGTTGCCGACATGCGTCACGCCTTTGTCGACGACGTCGTCGCCAAGCACGTGCCCGAGCATGCCTATGCCGAGCAGTGGGATGTCGCCGGCCTCAAGGACGAATTGAAGCGCGTGCTCGATGTCGATCTGCCGGTCGACGAGTGGGCCAAGGAAGAGGGCATCGCCGACGAGGAATTGCTGGCGCGCATCGAGAAGCATGTCGACGAGCGCATGGCGGCCAAGGTCGCGCAATGGGGCCCCGACGTGATGCGTTACGTCGAGAAGACCATCCTGCTGCAGACGCTGGACCACCTCTGGCGCGAGCATCTCATCATGCTCGACCATCTGCGCCAGGTGATCGGCCTGCGCGGCTACGGCCAGCGCGATCCATTGCAGGAATACAAGTCGGAAGCCTTCAGCCTGTTCGAGGCGATGATCGCGCATCTGCGCGAGGCGGTGACGGCGCAATTGATGCGCGTCGAGATCGTGCCGCCGGAAGAGCAGCAGCCGGTGCTGCCGGCGATGGAGGCGCACAAGTTCGATCCCAATACCGGCGAGGACGAGATGGCGTTCGCCAAAGCTTCGCTGGTGCCCCAGGTCGCGGCTGCCGATCGCGATCCGAAAAACCCCGCCAGCTGGGGCAAGGTCGGCCGCAACGAGGATTGCCCCTGCGGCAGCGGCAAGAAGTACAAGCACTGCCACGGCAAGTACGGTTAG
- a CDS encoding murein L,D-transpeptidase family protein — MINRSLVRALVTSAALAGTGALLAGCNGEDMSLANNAKANQPVPPKLVADMTAKDMDLQSPILVRLFKQEAELEIWKQDRSGRFALLKTYPICRWSGDLGPKIKEGDRQAPEGFYSISPAQMNPQSAYYLSFNTGYPNAFDKALGRTGSQLMVHGDCSSRGCYAMTDEQIAEIYSLGRESFFGGQKSFQLQAYPFKMTPANMAKHRNNPNMPFWKMIKEGNDHFEVTKQEPKVDFCEKKYVFDAAKPPNATRDLVFDASAKCPAYVIPEEIANAVRDKQATDLAETARLIAKGTPVARTNTGIDGGMHRVFAARVPEGSTGLSEPGDGSSLSLMARAPGTVPSHVNPPKAPADRAPSENLLMGAPEQPKLVAAPAAAPAPAPTRVANAAPAATNQNDGWFSNLARKVGFGGGAADATASTPPSKPKAAEVKQPPRPEASAPKTTAPKPDTKHAAATTRPPLKPSLSDAPATAAKDNQVSGSAPIMSTNSFDSRFGAVK, encoded by the coding sequence TTGATTAACCGGTCGCTGGTTCGCGCGCTCGTCACGTCGGCTGCCCTCGCAGGCACGGGCGCATTGCTAGCCGGCTGCAATGGCGAGGACATGTCGCTCGCCAATAACGCCAAGGCCAACCAGCCCGTCCCGCCAAAGCTGGTCGCCGACATGACGGCGAAGGACATGGATCTGCAATCCCCGATCCTGGTCCGCCTGTTCAAGCAGGAAGCGGAACTGGAGATCTGGAAGCAGGACCGCTCCGGCCGTTTCGCGCTTCTGAAGACCTACCCGATCTGCCGCTGGTCGGGCGATCTCGGTCCCAAGATCAAGGAAGGAGACCGCCAGGCGCCGGAAGGCTTCTATTCGATCTCGCCGGCGCAGATGAATCCGCAGTCGGCCTATTATCTCTCCTTCAACACCGGCTATCCCAACGCATTCGACAAGGCGCTGGGACGCACCGGCTCACAGTTGATGGTGCATGGCGACTGCTCCTCGCGCGGCTGCTACGCGATGACCGACGAGCAGATCGCGGAAATCTATTCGCTGGGCCGCGAATCCTTCTTCGGCGGCCAGAAATCGTTCCAGTTGCAGGCCTATCCGTTCAAGATGACGCCGGCCAACATGGCCAAGCACCGTAACAACCCGAACATGCCGTTCTGGAAAATGATCAAGGAAGGCAATGATCATTTCGAGGTGACCAAGCAAGAGCCGAAGGTCGATTTCTGCGAGAAGAAATACGTGTTCGATGCAGCCAAGCCGCCGAACGCAACGCGTGACCTGGTGTTCGATGCTTCGGCCAAGTGCCCGGCCTATGTAATCCCCGAAGAAATTGCCAACGCCGTGCGCGATAAGCAGGCCACCGACCTCGCCGAGACCGCGCGCCTGATCGCCAAGGGAACACCGGTGGCGCGGACCAACACCGGTATCGACGGCGGCATGCACCGGGTGTTCGCCGCCCGCGTGCCCGAGGGCAGCACCGGTCTTTCCGAACCCGGCGATGGCTCGAGCCTGTCGCTGATGGCACGGGCGCCCGGCACCGTTCCTTCCCACGTCAATCCGCCGAAAGCCCCCGCCGATCGGGCCCCGTCCGAGAATTTGCTGATGGGCGCGCCGGAACAGCCGAAGCTGGTCGCCGCGCCGGCCGCCGCACCTGCCCCCGCCCCGACACGGGTGGCGAATGCAGCGCCGGCAGCCACGAACCAAAATGATGGGTGGTTCTCCAATCTCGCTCGCAAGGTCGGGTTCGGCGGCGGCGCAGCCGACGCCACCGCCAGCACGCCGCCGTCAAAGCCGAAGGCGGCCGAGGTCAAGCAGCCGCCGCGTCCTGAAGCGTCCGCGCCCAAGACCACGGCACCGAAGCCCGACACCAAGCACGCTGCCGCAACAACCCGCCCGCCGCTGAAGCCGTCGCTGTCGGATGCTCCGGCTACGGCCGCCAAGGACAATCAAGTCTCGGGCTCGGCGCCGATCATGTCGACGAACTCGTTCGACAGCCGCTTCGGGGCGGTGAAGTAG
- the xerD gene encoding site-specific tyrosine recombinase XerD codes for MRTTPSDNKLINLFLDMLAAEQGAGDNTLDAYRRDLTDFSEFLGRKRQNFAGAGTDELRDYLADLDTRGFKSSSVARRLSAMRHLFRFLLNERIRSDDPAAILSGPKRGRGLPKVLSIADVDRMLTRAKQLTEAENASPQQRLRALRLYCLLEVLYATGLRVSELVALPLSASRRDARMIVVRGKGNKERLVPLNEASRQAMADYLAAMEALRPEKKKSASPSKWLFPSFGESGHLTRQHFARDLKELAAASGLAPRLVSPHVLRHAFASHLLHNGADLRIVQTLLGHTDISTTQIYTHVVEERLKSLVRDLHPLAEK; via the coding sequence ATGCGTACGACACCCTCCGACAACAAACTGATTAACCTGTTCCTCGACATGCTCGCGGCGGAACAGGGCGCGGGCGACAACACGCTCGATGCCTATCGCCGCGACCTCACGGATTTTTCGGAATTTCTCGGCCGCAAGCGACAAAACTTTGCCGGCGCCGGGACTGACGAGCTGCGCGATTACCTCGCCGACCTCGATACCCGCGGCTTCAAATCCTCCAGCGTGGCGCGGCGGCTGTCGGCGATGCGGCACCTGTTCCGTTTTCTCCTGAACGAGCGGATCCGCAGCGACGATCCGGCGGCGATCCTGTCCGGCCCGAAACGCGGCCGGGGCTTACCGAAGGTGCTGTCGATCGCGGACGTTGACCGCATGCTGACGCGGGCGAAACAATTGACCGAGGCCGAGAACGCCTCGCCGCAACAGCGGCTGCGCGCGCTGCGGCTGTATTGCCTTCTGGAAGTGCTTTACGCCACGGGCCTGCGCGTCTCGGAACTGGTGGCGTTGCCGCTGTCGGCCTCGCGGCGCGATGCCCGCATGATCGTGGTGCGCGGCAAGGGTAACAAGGAACGGCTGGTGCCGCTCAACGAAGCCTCGCGGCAGGCGATGGCGGATTATCTCGCCGCGATGGAAGCGCTCAGGCCCGAAAAGAAGAAAAGCGCCAGCCCGTCGAAATGGCTGTTTCCCTCCTTCGGAGAGAGCGGCCACCTGACGCGGCAGCATTTTGCCCGCGACCTGAAGGAACTGGCGGCGGCCTCGGGCCTCGCGCCGCGGCTGGTCTCGCCGCATGTGCTGCGCCACGCCTTTGCCAGTCACCTCCTGCATAACGGCGCGGACCTGCGCATCGTGCAGACGCTACTCGGCCATACCGACATTTCCACCACGCAAATCTATACCCATGTGGTCGAGGAACGGCTGAAAAGCCTGGTGCGCGACCTGCATCCGCTAGCGGAGAAGTAA
- the argJ gene encoding bifunctional glutamate N-acetyltransferase/amino-acid acetyltransferase ArgJ: MSASVSPLAPTDVPDMPAISGVKLATAAAGIRYKNRTDVLLAVMDKGTTVAGVFTKSKCPSAPVEWCRTKLGRGQARALVVNSGNANAFTGKTGKQSTALTAQTAAKAVGCSTSDVFLASTGVIGEPLDATKFDGVLGTLADTATPDHWMDAAKAIMTTDTFPKVATATVKLGKAKVTINGMAKGAGMIAPDMATMLSFVFTDAPLSSAVLQSLLKSGVEDTFNAITIDSDTSTSDTLLAFATGAAAADGAPKISRASDPRLKAFAKAFHEVLANLAEQVARDGEGARKLVEVVVEGATTKTSARKIAMSIANSPLVKTAIAGEDANWGRVVMAVGKAGEPANRDKLSISFNGIRVAKSGARDPSYNEAEVSEVMKNPKIQIKVALGLGKGRDRVLTCDLTKEYVAINGDYRS, from the coding sequence ATGTCCGCTTCCGTCTCTCCCCTCGCCCCGACCGATGTCCCCGACATGCCCGCGATTTCGGGCGTGAAGCTCGCGACCGCCGCCGCCGGCATCCGCTACAAGAACCGTACCGACGTGCTGCTCGCGGTGATGGACAAGGGCACCACGGTCGCCGGCGTCTTCACCAAATCGAAATGCCCCTCCGCGCCGGTGGAGTGGTGCCGCACCAAGCTCGGCCGCGGACAGGCTCGCGCGCTGGTGGTGAACTCCGGCAATGCCAATGCATTCACCGGCAAGACCGGCAAGCAGTCGACGGCGCTGACCGCGCAAACCGCAGCAAAGGCAGTCGGCTGCTCGACCTCCGACGTGTTCCTCGCCTCCACCGGCGTGATAGGCGAGCCGCTGGACGCCACCAAATTCGACGGCGTGCTGGGGACACTGGCTGACACTGCCACACCCGACCACTGGATGGACGCCGCGAAGGCGATCATGACCACCGATACCTTCCCGAAGGTCGCAACCGCCACGGTGAAGCTCGGCAAGGCCAAGGTCACCATCAACGGCATGGCCAAGGGCGCCGGCATGATTGCTCCCGATATGGCCACTATGCTGTCCTTTGTCTTCACCGACGCGCCGCTCTCGTCCGCCGTGCTGCAGTCGCTGCTCAAGAGCGGCGTCGAGGACACCTTCAACGCCATCACCATCGACAGCGACACCTCGACATCGGATACGCTCTTGGCCTTCGCCACCGGCGCGGCTGCGGCCGACGGGGCGCCGAAGATCAGCCGCGCCAGCGATCCGCGCCTGAAGGCTTTCGCGAAAGCCTTCCACGAGGTGCTGGCGAATTTGGCCGAACAGGTCGCCCGTGACGGCGAGGGCGCGCGCAAGCTGGTCGAGGTGGTCGTCGAAGGCGCGACCACCAAGACCTCGGCGCGCAAGATCGCGATGTCGATCGCGAACTCACCGCTGGTGAAGACCGCGATCGCCGGCGAGGACGCCAATTGGGGACGCGTGGTGATGGCGGTCGGCAAGGCCGGCGAGCCCGCCAACCGCGACAAGCTTTCGATCTCGTTCAACGGCATTCGCGTCGCCAAAAGCGGCGCGCGCGATCCGTCCTACAACGAGGCTGAGGTCTCCGAGGTGATGAAGAACCCGAAGATCCAGATCAAGGTCGCGCTTGGCCTCGGCAAGGGCCGCGACCGCGTGCTGACCTGCGACCTCACCAAGGAATATGTCGCGATCAACGGCGACTACCGGTCCTAA